In Dendropsophus ebraccatus isolate aDenEbr1 chromosome 14, aDenEbr1.pat, whole genome shotgun sequence, the following proteins share a genomic window:
- the SUMO2 gene encoding small ubiquitin-related modifier 2 has protein sequence MADDKPKEGVKTENNDHINLKVAGQDGSVVQFKIKKHTPLNKLMKAYCERQGLSMRQIRFRFDGQPINETDTPAQLEMEDEDTIDVFQQQTGGSF, from the exons ATGGCGGACGATAAACCAAAG GAGGGTGTGAAAACTGAAAACAACGACCACATCAACCTGAAGGTAGCCGGCCAGGATGGCTCTGTTGTCCAGTTCAAGATAAAGAAGCATACACCACTTAACAAGCTCATGAAGGCTTATTGTGAAAGACAG GGATTGTCAATGAGGCAAATTAGATTCCGGTTTGATGGTCAACCTATTAATGAGACAGATACACCAGCACAG TTGGAAATGGAGGATGAAGATACGATTGATGTGTTCCAGCAGCAGACGGGAGGAAGCTTCTAA